One Desulfovibrio fairfieldensis genomic window carries:
- a CDS encoding phage antirepressor N-terminal domain-containing protein has protein sequence MSQTPVFALSSVPFHGDTIFCTTINGQPFTPVKPIIENLGLNWPSQTAKLNANKERWGVAIIATPSEGGQQQTLCMPVRKLPAFLASINPKKVRADLRPKIELYQAECDEALWNYWTKGRAERASAALPAPTLMPQNIKPGVHLHSLEFAGQKLRAATKDGHLWIAVNDLGPALGYAAASGWLPAELPALWEGVLGRDSYDGTWRIVSPRQGKCCVPKVRMLSEEAVRAMIERCTKPQSRDFETWLKEEAIPGLREEGWYGRVEALAAAVKDETPECLVLENSGLSQETFQDYLRRMEQLRRIVEELLGEIHIGAKPYLLATAREQARRGGSEDISLAMAYLNPFDEARDAFARGFRITRHMTQAASILSERQGA, from the coding sequence CTGCACAACCATCAACGGACAGCCCTTCACTCCGGTCAAGCCCATTATCGAAAATTTGGGCTTGAATTGGCCTTCTCAGACGGCAAAGCTCAATGCCAATAAGGAAAGATGGGGTGTTGCGATCATCGCAACACCTTCCGAGGGAGGTCAGCAGCAAACTCTTTGCATGCCCGTGCGCAAATTGCCGGCATTTCTCGCCAGCATCAATCCCAAAAAGGTCCGAGCCGATCTTCGGCCCAAAATTGAGCTCTACCAGGCCGAGTGCGACGAAGCGCTCTGGAACTACTGGACGAAGGGCAGGGCGGAGCGCGCTTCGGCCGCATTGCCTGCCCCGACGCTTATGCCCCAGAATATAAAGCCCGGCGTGCATCTGCACTCGCTGGAATTCGCAGGCCAAAAGCTGCGTGCAGCCACAAAGGACGGCCATCTCTGGATTGCCGTCAACGATCTGGGCCCGGCTCTGGGCTATGCGGCGGCCTCGGGCTGGCTCCCCGCCGAGCTGCCGGCGCTGTGGGAGGGCGTGCTCGGGCGCGACAGCTATGACGGTACCTGGAGAATCGTCTCTCCTCGGCAGGGCAAGTGCTGCGTGCCCAAGGTCCGGATGCTTTCAGAAGAAGCCGTGCGCGCCATGATTGAGCGTTGCACCAAGCCGCAGTCCCGGGATTTCGAAACTTGGCTGAAAGAAGAGGCCATCCCTGGGCTGCGCGAGGAAGGCTGGTACGGCCGGGTGGAAGCTCTGGCGGCAGCAGTGAAGGATGAAACGCCTGAGTGTCTTGTCCTGGAAAATTCCGGGCTATCCCAGGAAACCTTCCAAGACTATCTGCGGCGTATGGAGCAACTGCGCCGGATCGTCGAGGAGCTGCTGGGCGAGATCCACATCGGCGCCAAACCGTATCTGTTGGCCACGGCCAGAGAGCAGGCACGCCGCGGAGGCTCCGAGGATATATCTCTGGCAATGGCCTACCTCAATCCCTTTGACGAGGCTCGTGACGCCTTTGCCCGCGGCTTCCGGATCACCCGGCACATGACCCAGGCCGCGTCCATTCTGTCAGAGCGGCAGGGGGCATAG